From one Rosa rugosa chromosome 4, drRosRugo1.1, whole genome shotgun sequence genomic stretch:
- the LOC133745485 gene encoding uncharacterized protein LOC133745485 produces the protein MARQVSDHLEPWRDLPDKVVMVTGASSGLGRDFCLDLAKAGCRIVAAARRVDRLQSICDEINQLSTTAPPQPRAVAVELDVSADGSAIQKSVQKAWDAFGRIDALINNAGVRGNVASPLELSEEEWNSTFKTNLTGTWLVSKYVALCMRDADKGGSIINISSIAGLNRGYLPGGLAYNCSKAGVNTLSKVMAVELGAHKIRVNAISPGLFRSEITEGLMQKDWLHNVAMRTVPLRTYGTSDPALTSLVRYLIHDSSEYVSGNIYIVDAGVTLPGVPIFSSL, from the exons ATGGCGAGGCAAGTCTCCGATCACCTGGAGCCATGGCGCGACCTACCCGACAAGGTCGTCATGGTCACCGGCGCCTCTTCCGGCCTCGGCCGTGACTTCTGTTTGGATTTGGCCAAAGCCGGCTGCCGGATTGTAGCGGCGGCTCGGCGCGTCGACCGCCTCCAGTCTATCTGTGATGAAATCAACCAGCTCTCCACCACCGCGCCGCCGCAGCCGAGGGCCGTCGCGGTCGAGCTCGACGTCAGCGCCGACGGCTCTGCTATTCAGAAGTCTGTGCAGAAGGCTTGGGATGCCTTTGGCCGCATCGATGCCCTCATCAACAATGCCGGTGTTAGAG GTAATGTGGCGTCTCCATTGGAATTGTCTGAGGAGGAGTGGAACAGCACTTTCAAGACAAACTTGACTGGGACCTGGTTGGTGTCAAAATATGTTGCCCTATGCATGCGTGATGCAGATAAGGGAGGATCAATCATTAATATATCTTCCATTGCTGGTCTTAATCGTGGATATTTGCCTGGAGGTTTAGCCTACAATTGCTCAAAGGCTGGCGTGAACACCTTGTCAAAG GTCATGGCTGTGGAGTTGGGGGCACACAAGATCAGAGTGAATGCAATATCACCTGGGCTTTTCAGATCTGAAATTACAGAGGGTCTTATGCAAAAGGATTGGCTACACAATGTGGCTATGAGGACTGTCCCTTTGAGAACATATGGCACTTCAGATCCAGCATTGACATCACTAGTTCGTTATTTGATACATGACTCCTCTGAATATGTCTCGGGCAATATTTACATTGTAGACGCAGGAGTCACCTTGCCAGGTGTCCCTATTTTCTCTTCCCTTTGA
- the LOC133745486 gene encoding transcription factor MYB1-like encodes MNRGAWTAQEDSILVDYVKTHGEGKWSKVSKERGLKRCGKSCRMRWMNYLRPNIKRGNISPEEEDLIMRLHKLLGNRWSLIAGRLPGRTDSEIKNHWNTVIRRKIINDNKKQCQSENKKQNNKPSDRGPHLLLTDSDTVHMNPVKNKKLASTVLQQSQNAGYLETDVNAEPTQDGNSGNGTVVMEPKPSSDVSISSREGNPPDDIMGNYLEELLRSDIPALEFWKLCNVL; translated from the exons ATGAATAGAGGAGCTTGGACTGCCCAAGAGGACAGTATCCTCGTAGATTATGTAAAAACTCATGGCGAAGGAAAGTGGAGCAAAGTTTCAAAGGAAAGAG GTCTCAAGAGATGCGGGAAAAGCTGCAGGATGCGGTGGATGAACTATCTCAGACCCAATATCAAGAGGGGTAATATCTCACCTGAGGAAGAGGACCTCATCATGAGGCTCCACAAGCTCTTAGGCAACAG ATGGTCTCTCATTGCAGGGAGACTTCCAGGGCGAACAGACTCTGAAATCAAGAATCACTGGAACACAGTCATAAGAAGGAAGATCATCAATGACAATAAGAAGCAATGCCAATCagaaaataagaaacaaaacaacaaacctTCTGACAGGGGCCCCCATTTGCTGCTGACAGACTCTGATACAGTCCATATGAATCCGGTGAAAAATAAGAAGCTTGCTAGTACTGTTCTCCAACAGTCACAGAATGCCGGATATCTTGAAACTGATGTAAATGCAGAACCAACCCAAGATGGAAACTCAGGGAATGGTACAGTGGTAATGGAACCAAAACCTAGTAGTGATGTATCAATTTCTTCCAGAGAGGGTAACCCACCAGACGACATAATGGGTAACTACTTAGAGGAACTTTTAAGGTCCGATATTCCAGCTTTAGAATTCTGGAAATTATGCAACGTACTTTGA